The Rattus rattus isolate New Zealand chromosome X, Rrattus_CSIRO_v1, whole genome shotgun sequence genome has a window encoding:
- the Atp1b4 gene encoding protein ATP1B4 isoform X2, translating to MRRQLRSRRAPAFPSGYRYRLDDQDEVNHNYLADEEEEAEEEAQVMMVPGLEEEEEEEEEREEEEGQGQSTGNAWWRKLQIVNEYLWDPEKRMSLARTGLILVIYFFFYASLAAVITLFIYMLFLAISPYMPTFTEQVKPPGVMIRPFAHSLNFNFNVSEPETWQRYVISLNGFLQGYNDSLQEEMNIDCPPGQYFIQDGDEDEDKKACQFKRSFLKNCSGLEDPTFGYSTGQPCILLKMNRIVGFRPEFGDPVKVSCKVQKGDENDIRSINYYPESASFDLRYYPYYGKLTHVNYTSPLVAMHFTDVVKNQAVPVQCQLKGKGIVNDVINDRFVGRIIFTLNIET from the exons ATGAGACGGCAACTCCGCTCCAGAAGGGCGCCGGCCTTTCCTTCTGGTTACCGCTACAGACTT GATGATCAGGATGAAGTGAATCACAACTACTTAGCGGacgaagaggaggaagcagaagaagaggCTCAGGTGATGATGGTGCCTGgtctggaggaagaggaagaagaggaggaagaaagggaggaagaagaaggtcaGGGTCAGTCAACAGGCAATGCCTGGTGGCGGAAATTGCAGATCGTGAATGAATACCTGTGGGACCCGGAGAAAAGGATGTCTCTGGCCCGAACAG GTCTTATTTTAGTCATTTACTTCTTCTTCTATGCCTCCCTGGCTGCCGTGATCACCCTATTCATATATATGCTGTTCCTAGCCATCAGTCCTTACATGCCAACCTTCACGGAGCAGGTGAAACCTCCTG GAGTTATGATCAGACCCTTCGCTCATAGCCTTAACTTCAACTTCAACGTTTCTGAACCTGAAACTTGGCAGCGTTATGTCATTAGCCTAAATGGCTTTCTCCAGG GCTATAATGACAGTCTTCAAGAGGAAATGAATATAGATTGTCCTCCCGGTCAGTACTTCATCCAAGATGGAGATGAAGATGAGGACAAGAAGGCCTGCCAATTTAAACGCTCCTTCCTGAAGAATTGCTCTGGGCTGGAGGACCCCACTTTTGGATATTCTACTGGACAGCCTTGCATCCTTCTCAAGATGAACCGG ATTGTAGGCTTTCGTCCTGAATTTGGAGATCCTGTGAAGGTGTCCTGCAAAGTTCAG AAAGGTGATGAAAACGACATTCGATCCATCAATTACTACCCGGAGTCAGCTTCTTTTGACCTCCGCTACTACCCTTACTATGGCAAACTGACTCAC GTTAACTACACCTCCCCGCTGGTGGCAATGCATTTTACAGACGTGGTGAAGAACCAAGCAGTGCCTGTACAGTGCCAGCTGAAGGGCAAAGGCATCGTAAATGACGTCATCAATGATCGTTTCGTTGGGAGGATAATCTTTACCCTGAACATAGAAACCTAG
- the Atp1b4 gene encoding protein ATP1B4 isoform X1, with protein MRRQLRSRRAPAFPSGYRYRLDDQDEVNHNYLADEEEEAEEEAQVMMVPGLEEEEEEEEEREEEEGQGQSTGNAWWRKLQIVNEYLWDPEKRMSLARTGQSRSLILVIYFFFYASLAAVITLFIYMLFLAISPYMPTFTEQVKPPGVMIRPFAHSLNFNFNVSEPETWQRYVISLNGFLQGYNDSLQEEMNIDCPPGQYFIQDGDEDEDKKACQFKRSFLKNCSGLEDPTFGYSTGQPCILLKMNRIVGFRPEFGDPVKVSCKVQKGDENDIRSINYYPESASFDLRYYPYYGKLTHVNYTSPLVAMHFTDVVKNQAVPVQCQLKGKGIVNDVINDRFVGRIIFTLNIET; from the exons ATGAGACGGCAACTCCGCTCCAGAAGGGCGCCGGCCTTTCCTTCTGGTTACCGCTACAGACTT GATGATCAGGATGAAGTGAATCACAACTACTTAGCGGacgaagaggaggaagcagaagaagaggCTCAGGTGATGATGGTGCCTGgtctggaggaagaggaagaagaggaggaagaaagggaggaagaagaaggtcaGGGTCAGTCAACAGGCAATGCCTGGTGGCGGAAATTGCAGATCGTGAATGAATACCTGTGGGACCCGGAGAAAAGGATGTCTCTGGCCCGAACAGGTCAGAGTCGGA GTCTTATTTTAGTCATTTACTTCTTCTTCTATGCCTCCCTGGCTGCCGTGATCACCCTATTCATATATATGCTGTTCCTAGCCATCAGTCCTTACATGCCAACCTTCACGGAGCAGGTGAAACCTCCTG GAGTTATGATCAGACCCTTCGCTCATAGCCTTAACTTCAACTTCAACGTTTCTGAACCTGAAACTTGGCAGCGTTATGTCATTAGCCTAAATGGCTTTCTCCAGG GCTATAATGACAGTCTTCAAGAGGAAATGAATATAGATTGTCCTCCCGGTCAGTACTTCATCCAAGATGGAGATGAAGATGAGGACAAGAAGGCCTGCCAATTTAAACGCTCCTTCCTGAAGAATTGCTCTGGGCTGGAGGACCCCACTTTTGGATATTCTACTGGACAGCCTTGCATCCTTCTCAAGATGAACCGG ATTGTAGGCTTTCGTCCTGAATTTGGAGATCCTGTGAAGGTGTCCTGCAAAGTTCAG AAAGGTGATGAAAACGACATTCGATCCATCAATTACTACCCGGAGTCAGCTTCTTTTGACCTCCGCTACTACCCTTACTATGGCAAACTGACTCAC GTTAACTACACCTCCCCGCTGGTGGCAATGCATTTTACAGACGTGGTGAAGAACCAAGCAGTGCCTGTACAGTGCCAGCTGAAGGGCAAAGGCATCGTAAATGACGTCATCAATGATCGTTTCGTTGGGAGGATAATCTTTACCCTGAACATAGAAACCTAG